The Quercus lobata isolate SW786 chromosome 4, ValleyOak3.0 Primary Assembly, whole genome shotgun sequence genome segment TCTAGAATTTAAAATCCTCTTATGTATAGAATATAAATATGGAGTCAAGACATTCTAAATCCAttgatttaaaatccaaatctaaattcaaattcaagtaTCCTAATGCAACCTTGTTAAATTCCTTCATTCACTTAAGAATAAATTGTGGCCCAATATGTGGTGCTAATTGCTACCTCATGTGTACTTTGGGCAGCCATTCAAGTAGGGTTTCGACAATTTTTATGGGCTTCTACTTAGGATCTTGAAATGAAGATGATTTTCGCTTCGGTCAATACTCAATAGTATGGAttgtattcttcttctttttgttttattctgtttttgttttgaaaagaaatgGTCAACAGATTGTGTACTAAATGACATGCCAAATcagaatttcaattaaattgcagcttttttttttttttggtttaaaaaataaaaagaacatctATGTTGAATAGTACAGTACTTGCTGCTTCAAGTTTACATGAAAAGCCATGTTTTCTGTTCTGAGAACTAATAATCTACTTGCATGCCCTAGGATTTCGACAAGCAAATTGAGCTCGACTGTGTAGTTTAGTTCAATTTTAGAGCTCTCTCTTCTATGAGATGAACAAGCAAAACATCAACGCCTACATGCTACATCtccaattagtttttttttttttttacacagatttttgtaatatttttttttatagggtgCATGAGGCAAACTTTATCCGAAGCATTGTTCAGTGGATATATTCGAAATTGAAAGAGAAACGTTCAAATGATATTGAAGATGATCTTGTTGGAATAAGCTCTCGTGTTGAGGAAATGATTTCATATTTAGATCTGGAATCAACTGATGTTCACTTTATTGGAATATGCGAGAAGAGTGGTATGGGCAAGACAACTCTTGCACGAGCTGTTTTTGATAAGATTCTTAACCAATTTGAAGCTTGCAGTTTTCTCGAAAATGTTAGAGAGGAATCTAAAGCACATGGTTTAAAGACTTTACAAGAACGACTCCTTTGTGATATAGGAAAAGGGGGATTAAGGGTAAAGGATGAGCATAAGGGAATGCAAGTTATCAGCGATATACTACATAACAAAAAGGTTcttattgttgttgatgatgtgaGTGAAAGAAGTCAATTAGAAAAATTAGTAGGGAAGGGTGATTTGTTTGGCAAAGGAAGTAGAATCATTGTAACTACCGAAGACAAAGATTTGTTGGCAAGttatgaaattaaaattgtatataagGCTAGAGGACTAAATGAAGTCGAAGCTCTACAACTTTTTAGTCTGAATGCCTTCAACAAACCTCATTGTGAGAATGATTTCCTCGAAGATTGCAACAATTTTGTCGAGTATGCTCAGAGAATTCCTTTGGTTCTTAAAGTTTTGGGTTCCTATTTGTGTACTAGAACAAAAAATGAATGGGAAAGTGCTCAGAATCAGCTAAGAGCAATACCCCATGAAAAAACTACTAAGAAACTTAGAATTGCTTTTGATGGATTGGGGGCAGAggagaaaaaactatttttagatattgcatgtttcttcaaAGGGGAGGAGAAGAATTGTGTTGCTGATATACTAAAGTCAGTTTACTTCCTGGACATTAATCTAAAAAATCTCATCGACAAATCTCTAATTACTCTTGTAGGGGGGGAAAAATTGTGGATGCATAATTTATTACAACAAATGGGTTGGGAAATTGTTAGTGAGGAATCAGAAGAAGCTAGAGAACGTAGTAGGTTGTGGCATTGTGATGACGTCCTTGATGTATTAAAGAACAATACTGTAAGTGGATTATTATATAGACATAAATTTAGAGAAGTATATAATTCTACAATAAATTCATGTAAGTTTTTGCTTTATCTAGTGGTATACTAATCTTACTATTCTTGTTTACCAGGGAACAAAACATATAGAAGGCATGCTATTAAGATTGCCTccagatgaagaagaagaattgaatGCTGAATCATTCTCAAAGATGAATAAACTAAGATTGCTCAAAATTTGTAAGGTGCGCCTTTCTTGCCTCAGTTATCTTCCTAATGAGTTATGTTTGCTGGAATGGCATGATTATCCTTTGGAATCATTGCCTAATAGTTTTCAGCCTGGTGAACTTGTTGAGCTCATTATGCATCGCAGTTGTCTTCAGCAACTTCCAAGTGAATTTAGTGTAAGATTTTCACTTCTtgctgttttttcttttctttattttttttatttttataaagtttaaGTTCTTgaatgcttaattttttttttttatccctgcTTATTTTTTCATCACAGAAATTGGGAAAGCTAAAGCTCATTGACTTGAGTGACTCCCAAAACTTAACCCGAACTCCTGACTTCACTGGATTCTCAAATATTGAGAGGCTGAATTTCCAAGGTTGTACAAGATTGCATGAGTTGCACCCTTCTGTTGGAGGTCTTAAAAGACTTATTCTATTAAATCTAAAAGATTGTAAATGTCTTAAGAACCTTCCATATGAGCTCAATTTGGAATCTCTTAAAACTTTAATTCTATCTGGCTGTTCAAGATTTAAGAAATTTCCCCGTATTGGGAGAAACATGAGAACCTTGTTGGAGCTTTATTTGGATGGGACTGCCATTGAAGTACTACCACCAACAATCAGGCGTTTAACTGGCCTGATCTTATTGAATCTTCAAGACTGCAAAAACCTTAAGAGTTTTCCGAGTGACATTCATAGTTTGACATCTGTTAAAAATGCAGAGCATACTGTAGGGGATATTGCAGGACAGAGTGGCATGAGACAAGGTACAAGTGTGATGGCTAGTACAGTTGCTGCTGAGGTGAAGAGCATCAATCAAGCCACGAGGGTTGTAAAGAGTGCAGCACTAGCTGATAGGCAGTGCAGGGACCAAGCCACACAGGATGCATCAATAGCTGACCAGAGTAGCACTGAAGTCTGGGAAGCAATTGAAGCAGTTCCACATCACGAGTTCTTCATTCAAGAGCGCTGAGGATTTGAGTCCCGTGATTCTAGGAAGTAGTTAGTCAATATTGACACGTGTAAATTCCAGAAGTTGAGCTAACTAACTTTGGCGCCACTTTTTGATAGTTAGTTAGGATCACTGTGTATATAAACAGAGCACAGagtatttttattcattaactTGGTGTATTCTTTTTTGATCAATGAAATTCTCTCTATTCTATTTAGATTTCTCTCAGATTttttcatggtatcagagcagctAGCACAGTTTACACTGATTTCCTAACTTTTGGTTTGGTTCCAGAAGATTTTCTTTCGTTCCAAACAGAAATTTTCCTCAAGAAAATTtcctcgtttttttttttgctgctgAGAAATCGTTCGAGAATTTCtttctgtttcttcttttcattgAAGTTTCTTTTGTTGTTCAAGCTTTGAAGATCATTCATGGCTTCCGATCACTCTGATTCAACACAACCTCAATCCATGCGACCAGTCTCAAGTTCTAATACACAGAGCAATCCACTCAATCCTTTTCTGTTAAGTGCAAGTGAGAATCCAGGTAATATCTTGGTCACACAGCCATTGTTGGGAATGAGGAACTATCAATCTTGGTCTAGGGCTATGGTTCTGGCACTCACTGCCAAGAAGAAGATAGGCTTCGTAAATGGAAAGATTGAGAAACCTGAAGATGATTCTCCATTGTATGAGGATTGGGAAAGCTGTAACACAATGGTGCTTTCTTGGTTGATCAATTCAATGCATTTTGATGTGTCAAGTGGCATTATGTATTGTGAGACTGCAAGGGAGATGTGGCTTGAGTTGCAACGTGTATTTTCTCAAGGAAATGGACCAAAGTTTTATAACCTTCAACAAGAAATTTCACAGATAACTCAGAGTCAATTGTCAGTGACTGAGTATTACTCTAAGTTCAAGAAACTTTGGGATCAACTACTTCATTATGAACCCTTGCCAGCATGTACTTGTGGTGCGATGAAGACACTCAGCATTGCTCATGAGAAATCCTATGTGATGAGGTTTCTAATGGGGCTCAATGAGAATTTTGAGACTGTGAGGAGTCACATTCTCATGCTTGAGCCATTTCCACCGATGAGCAAGGTGTATTCCTTGATTCTTCAAGAGGAGGCACATAAAGGAATTGGTCATGGTAATGGTTCTGCCTACATCCCTAAACCTGATTCAGTGGCAATGTATGCTAATGCCAAAGGGAATTCTGGTAACAAGGCTGGACCTAAGAAGGAAAGACCCTTGTGCACCCACTGTAACATGCTTGGACACACTGTGGACAAGTGTTACAAACTCCATGGCTATCCACCAGGTTATAAGCAAAAGGGGAAGTTCAATGTTAATCAGGTTTCCTTTCCACAGGGAACTGATGCAGAGAATACATCTGCTCAATGTCCTATTACTAAGGCACAGTGTGAGCAGCTCCTTGCTTTTTTCAAACCAGGCTTTGATCAAGGTCAAAAACATCATGCTGCATCTGTTAGTACAAGTGGAAGTGTCTCTGGTTTGACTACTGAAGCTCATGGTGTGCCTGCTGCAACTGGTGTGCATCTCTCATCAGCCCTTAACAATTCCAACTTCATTGACACTATGTCAGGTACTGCTTCCAGCTTTTCTTTCAAACCTACTTTGCAGCACTCTATATTTTCTgctaaaatagttgataaagagtGTTTTCATACCACTGATTGGGTCATAGACACAGGTGCCACTGATCATATGGTTCATTCAGTCACTTGCTTTACTTCTATCACCACTGTCTTAAATACTCATGTTAATTTGCCAAATGGTGAGATAGCTTTAGTCACACACATTGGTACTGTGAGGATCTCAGACAAATTTACTCTTTACAATGTGTTATGTGTTCCATCATTCAGCTTTAACCTCATTTCTGTCAGTCAGTTGGCCAAATCTATTTCTTGTTGTCTTATCTTCTTTGGGACATTGTGCTTTATCCAGGACCTTGCTCATTGGAGCACACTTGGTCTGGGTAAGGAATGCAATGGGCTCTACCTGCTGGAAAGGAGCAACTCCACTTCACTATCTACTTCCATTTCTGCTGCTTCCTTTTCTGCTGCATTACCTTCTGTTCTTAACACTCATGTATGGCATTCTAGATTAGGACATCTGTCTAATGCCAAATTAGTTTCAATTAGGAATAATGGTGAACCACTTTGTACTTCAGTTGAGGATCTTACTTGTGAAATCTGCCCTCTTGCAAAACAAAAACGTTTACCCTTCAATAAAAGTTCTCAAATTTCTGCttcttgttttgatttgatACATTGTGACTTATGGGGTCCCTTTTCAGTGTCCACCATTGATAATTGCAAATATTTCTTGACTATTGTGGATGATTGCTCAAGGTGTACTTGGGTTTATCTCTTAAAACATAAGTCTCAAACCCAATCTGTTCTAGAAGGCTTTTGTACCATGGtagaaactcaattttctaaaaagatCAAGACCATTAGGTCTGACAATGGTACAGAATTTTTCATGAGGGATTTCTTTGCTAAGCAAGGCATTTGTCATCAATTAAGCTGTGTTGAAACccctcaacaaaatggtgttgttGAAAGGAAACATCAACACATCTTAAATGTGGCTAGAGCCCTCATGTTCCAATCACACCTGCCTTTACACCTATGGGGTCATGCTGTTCTTGCAGCCGTTTACTTGATAAATAGAACTCCATCTTCAGTTTTATCCAATCAAACTCCTTTTGAAACTTTGTTTGGTTCTCCACCCTCCTATTCACATTTGAGAGTCTTTGGCTGCTTGTGTTTTGCTTCTACACTTTCTAATCATAGAACAAAGTTTGCCCCAAGAGCAAAGAAATGTGTGTTCTTAGGGTATCCTTTTGGGGTAAAAGGATATAAGGTTCTTGACTTAGCCACTCAAAGTGTGTTTCTCTCTAGGGATGTTGTTTTTCATGAACATTCCTTTCCTTTTGCATCTGTTTCTGTTGATGCTTCAGATTCCATTCCTTCTTGTGATGATGTTGTTGCTCCCTCTTCTTCAGCAGGTATTGATTCCTTTGTCACTCCCATTAGTGTTCCTGATTTTGTTCCAAATGAAATTGATAATGCCTTATTCCCTTCTTCTGTTTCTACTGATCCTATTGTTCACAATAACATTACTTCTTCTTCCATGTCTACTGATCTTTCACCTAGTTCTAGTCAGGTTCCTTTTCCAGCTGTCCCTTCTTCTCCACCAGTTGTACCAGCATCTCCAGTGCCTCTCAGAAAATCAACTAGAGACACTAGACCTCCTGCATACTTGCAGGATTATGCTTGTACTGCATTTGCTCCTGGTGCTGCTTATGATCTGGCTGAGTGCATCACCTACTCTCACTTGGAACCTGGTTACCAATCTTACCTCATGACAGTTGGTTCTAGTCCTCAAGAACCTCAGAGCTTCTCCCAGGCAGTTCAAGATCCTCTTTGGAGAGCTGCCATGGACAAGGAAGTTCAAGCTCTTGAGACCAATCACACTTGGGATGTGACTACTTTACCTCCTGGTAAGTTTCCCATTGGCTGCAAATGGGTTTATAAAGTCAAGCTCAATCCTGATGGCAGTGTTGAGAGGTATAAAGCAAGATTGGTAGCTAAAGGTTATACCCAAAGAGAAGGCCTTGATTTCCTAGAGACTTTCTCTCCAGTTGCTAAGACTGTTTCAGTAAGGGTCTTGCTTGCTTTGGCTGCTGCTAAGTCTTGGCCTTTACATCAATTAGACATTAATAATGCCTTTCTTCATGGGGATTTGGATGAGGAGGTTTACATGGTCTTGCCTCCTGGTTTTCACAGTAAGGGGGAGTGTTCAGTCTCTTCTTCTACTTC includes the following:
- the LOC115984944 gene encoding TMV resistance protein N-like yields the protein MASTSIQTVRSSFTSAFSKPQPEYDVFLSFRGETRCKFTDHLYHALVDRKVTTFRDDKELELGESIKLELLKAIEKSRIAVIIFSENYASSTWCLEELAKIVECRDRGILTVLPIFYHVEPTDVRHQKNTFAEAFAKHEKRFEENPKMVQKWRAALTNVTNLAGERLKDGVHEANFIRSIVQWIYSKLKEKRSNDIEDDLVGISSRVEEMISYLDLESTDVHFIGICEKSGMGKTTLARAVFDKILNQFEACSFLENVREESKAHGLKTLQERLLCDIGKGGLRVKDEHKGMQVISDILHNKKVLIVVDDVSERSQLEKLVGKGDLFGKGSRIIVTTEDKDLLASYEIKIVYKARGLNEVEALQLFSLNAFNKPHCENDFLEDCNNFVEYAQRIPLVLKVLGSYLCTRTKNEWESAQNQLRAIPHEKTTKKLRIAFDGLGAEEKKLFLDIACFFKGEEKNCVADILKSVYFLDINLKNLIDKSLITLVGGEKLWMHNLLQQMGWEIVSEESEEARERSRLWHCDDVLDVLKNNTGTKHIEGMLLRLPPDEEEELNAESFSKMNKLRLLKICKVRLSCLSYLPNELCLLEWHDYPLESLPNSFQPGELVELIMHRSCLQQLPSEFSKLGKLKLIDLSDSQNLTRTPDFTGFSNIERLNFQGCTRLHELHPSVGGLKRLILLNLKDCKCLKNLPYELNLESLKTLILSGCSRFKKFPRIGRNMRTLLELYLDGTAIEVLPPTIRRLTGLILLNLQDCKNLKSFPSDIHSLTSLEILTLSGCKCQPPKAGHLLGLSPIGSSIGATLTFPRLISFLFLSFLAWRYTYLRIPIFATTALSTYCFHNARHPEPEPINFLLSNSFSKLSTLVTLSLSDCNLLALPDDPSCLLSIEYLNLSKNNFICLPDCISQLSKLKILFLDHCSKLKSLPYVPSSTRLVSVQGCTALENYSNQVVVWTLGVAGFTIITCLGLAEDEDGTIAEVSLLDI